One Deferribacterota bacterium genomic window, ACCTGAAAAAGAAAGGATACATTTAGGTATAAAACAATTAACACAGAATCCTTGGGATGAAATAGATAAATTATACCCCATTGGCTCTGTGGTAGAGTTGGCTATAGATGAGGTTACGCAAAATTTTATTAAGGTTAAATTGCCTAGAAATATTAAAGGTATTGTACCAGTTAGTGAGATAGATAGTAAAAAGATATCACCAAATGATAGGTATAAAGAAGGTGATACAATTAAAGCATTAGTGAAAGATATAGATTATAAGAAAAAATTAGTTATACTATCTATACGTTTATACTTGCTTGACAAGGAAAAAAGAGATGTTAAGGATTATTTAAAATCGTATGATAAAGATGAGACAAAATTTAGTTTGGGTTCTATTCTGAAAGACAAGCTAAATAGGTAATAGGGAGCTAGTCATGAGAATACTGAAAATAATATTAATGGTTTTGTTGATTATATTGATTGCTGATATTATATATATAATCTCAAATTTTGGGAAAAAAGGTATTATTTCAGATAGTATAGTAGAGGTTAAATTAGAGGGTGTTATATTAGATGAAGATGAATTTATAAACACATTAAAGAGATATAAAAAAAGTGATAAAGTTAAAGGCTTTATTATATCAATAGATTCTCCAGGTGGTATGATTGGGCCAACACAAAAGATATATAGATTTTTAAATAGCTTAAAAATGCCGGTATATGCAGTTATGGATTCTGTTGCTGCTAGCGGTGGATACTATGTGGCAGCTGCTACTGATAAGATCTATGCATTACCAGGCACAATTACTGGTAGTATTGGTGTGATCCTGCAATTATCTAATTTTAAGGAATTATTAGACAATATTGGTATAGATTTTATTTCAGTAAAAAGTGGTAAGTTTAAGGATATAGGATCTCCTTACAGAGAGGTAAGCGAAGAAGAGGTTAAAATATTGCAAGATACAATAGATAATCTATACAATCAATTTTTAAGGGACATCAAAAAAGGTAG contains:
- the sppA gene encoding signal peptide peptidase SppA — protein: MRILKIILMVLLIILIADIIYIISNFGKKGIISDSIVEVKLEGVILDEDEFINTLKRYKKSDKVKGFIISIDSPGGMIGPTQKIYRFLNSLKMPVYAVMDSVAASGGYYVAAATDKIYALPGTITGSIGVILQLSNFKELLDNIGIDFISVKSGKFKDIGSPYREVSEEEVKILQDTIDNLYNQFLRDIKKGRKKIDNETLLKYADGRVFTGEKAYKLGFVDKLGTVNEAFEDMKKELDDPSLKLFTHEKPEKFIEKVLGILPFEIKNLLHPEGFYYLYNTY